In Helianthus annuus cultivar XRQ/B chromosome 3, HanXRQr2.0-SUNRISE, whole genome shotgun sequence, a single window of DNA contains:
- the LOC110932550 gene encoding uncharacterized protein LOC110932550 yields MADGYVKIEVIEIYPEYKKTSLPELSCYEELEDYGDAIGHFIQWPLSSIKLSNIEATHHIPTMIQPAHENTCYSPEFEDVTEQYQIHENHQIDMTMVENVSDEVIMY; encoded by the exons ATGGCTGATGGTTATGTGAAAATCGAAGTAATTGAAATATATCCCGAATACAAGAAAACGTCGCTTCCTGAACTTTCATGCTACGAGGAACTTGAAGATTATGGTGATGCCATTGGTCATTTCATTCAGTGGCCACTTTCTTCTATAAAG CTTTCAAACATAGAGGCTACTCATCATATTCCAACCATGATACAACCAGCTCATGAAAACACATGTTATTCACCAGAG TTTGAGGATGTCACCGAACAATATCAAATTCATGAAAATCATCAAATTGATATGACAATGGTTGAAAATGTTAGCGATGAGGTAATCATGTACTAA
- the LOC110932551 gene encoding uncharacterized protein LOC110932551: MRGCCKNAEGKTRVAYFNTQYITGKECEKNLASVKEHLVEVYKLHKDKKYFLAPFFYGGHWVLFIVSPLDRKGWILDSVSIRAEKNKNHYPLTKAIETTFGSQFTWKMAKCMQQDGSWECGYLVIRNMFNFVLEKQYDFPKKIWNDTRDVTEAEIDELVKNIMTRFFREVFNDTTKK; this comes from the exons ATGAGGGGGTGTTGCA AGAACGCAGAAGGAAAAACTCGTGTTGCCTACTTCAATACCCAATACATCACCGGGAAAGAATGTGAGAAAAATCTGGCAAGTGTTAAAGAACACTTAGTCGAGGTCTACAAACTTCACAAGGACAAAAAGTATTTTCTCGCTCCATTTTTCTACGG TGGTCATTGGGTGTTGTTTATTGTGTCCCCTTTGGACCGGAAAGGTTGGATTTTGGATTCAGTGTCGATTAGAGCCGAAAAGAATAAAAATCATTATCCTCTAACAAAAGCAATTGAAACTACCTTTGGAAGTCAATTTACATGGAAGATGGCAAAG TGTATGCAACAAGATGGCTCTTGGGAGTGTGGATATTTGGTAATAAGAAACATGTTCAACTTTGTTCTCGAAAAGCAATATGATTTTCCGAAAAAG ATTTGGAACGACACAAGAGATGTCACTGAAGCGGAAATCGATGAGTTGGTTAAGAACATCATGACACGGTTTTTCAGAGAAGTGTTTAATGATACCACCAAGAAGTAG